A single genomic interval of Zobellia nedashkovskayae harbors:
- a CDS encoding M1 family metallopeptidase, with translation MKTRAHNQYFIFLISLVLIGQKTNAQDTYQRNTSADVQGYVFGLTLNDETNSIKGEAEITVAFKNEVNPFALDLIAKGDNYGMQVTHVFEGDTEANYSYEQNKINITPSSSEEKTRIYKVVYEGIPERGLVIDTTKFGQRSFFGDNWPNLARHWLPSVDHPSDKATIEFRITAPDHYDVVATGEKIEESNLGNDLKLTTYKEPAPVAMKVVTIGVTKFASTLLDEVYDIPVSAWVYPENRLDGFSDYGVATKVLKYFIDNIGPYSYAKLANMQAKTQWGGLENAGTIAYFENSVTGKNEVEGLIAHEIAHQWFGNSASENDWNHVWLSEGFATYFAILYQESVYGNDKRKEELELDRKQIIDYYLQNPSPIVDPSITDPMKVLSINTYQKGGWTLNMLRHKLGDEVFWKGIQAYYKAYRDSNAMSADFQKIMEEISGEDLEEFFQQWLFTKGHPELKWDWSYAKKNLQINIEQLQKQHVFKFPIEIGVIKDGKTVIYQMDMENARKSLTIKLDYQPDDVILDPESWLLFEEKSN, from the coding sequence ATGAAAACACGAGCTCACAACCAGTATTTTATTTTTTTGATTTCATTAGTACTAATTGGGCAAAAGACCAACGCCCAAGATACCTACCAAAGAAATACATCCGCGGATGTGCAGGGTTATGTTTTTGGGCTTACTCTAAATGACGAAACCAACAGCATAAAAGGAGAGGCCGAAATTACAGTCGCCTTTAAAAATGAAGTGAATCCGTTTGCATTAGACCTCATCGCCAAAGGAGATAACTATGGCATGCAGGTGACCCATGTTTTTGAAGGAGACACAGAAGCCAACTATAGCTACGAGCAAAACAAAATAAACATAACGCCATCTTCATCCGAGGAAAAAACAAGAATCTACAAAGTAGTTTATGAAGGTATTCCTGAAAGAGGTCTTGTCATTGACACCACTAAATTTGGCCAACGCTCGTTCTTTGGCGATAACTGGCCTAACTTAGCAAGACACTGGCTTCCTTCTGTAGACCATCCATCAGACAAAGCTACTATTGAATTTAGAATTACAGCTCCCGACCATTACGATGTTGTCGCCACGGGTGAAAAAATTGAAGAAAGTAACCTTGGAAATGATTTAAAACTCACCACCTATAAAGAACCTGCCCCAGTAGCTATGAAAGTGGTCACTATTGGCGTGACGAAATTTGCAAGCACCTTGCTGGACGAGGTGTATGACATTCCCGTTTCGGCATGGGTATACCCAGAAAATAGGTTGGACGGTTTTTCAGATTACGGTGTAGCTACCAAAGTTTTAAAATATTTTATTGATAACATTGGCCCATATTCGTACGCCAAACTTGCTAACATGCAGGCCAAAACCCAATGGGGCGGATTGGAAAACGCAGGTACCATTGCATATTTTGAAAACTCCGTAACCGGAAAAAATGAAGTTGAAGGTTTAATTGCACACGAAATAGCACACCAATGGTTTGGAAATTCCGCCAGTGAAAATGACTGGAATCATGTTTGGCTAAGTGAGGGTTTTGCCACGTACTTTGCCATACTCTATCAAGAAAGTGTCTATGGCAATGACAAACGAAAAGAAGAACTAGAACTTGACCGTAAGCAGATAATTGACTATTATTTGCAAAACCCCTCACCCATTGTAGACCCTTCCATTACTGACCCAATGAAGGTCTTAAGTATTAACACCTACCAAAAAGGAGGTTGGACATTGAACATGCTTCGTCATAAATTAGGTGATGAAGTATTTTGGAAAGGCATACAAGCGTATTACAAAGCTTATCGGGACTCCAATGCAATGTCAGCCGACTTTCAAAAAATAATGGAGGAAATCTCGGGTGAGGACCTTGAAGAGTTCTTTCAGCAATGGCTTTTTACCAAAGGACACCCTGAACTTAAATGGGATTGGAGTTACGCCAAGAAAAATTTGCAAATTAATATTGAGCAACTTCAAAAACAACATGTTTTCAAGTTCCCTATAGAAATTGGTGTAATAAAAGATGGTAAAACCGTCATCTACCAAATGGATATGGAAAACGCTAGAAAGAGCTTAACTATTAAACTGGACTACCAACCGGACGATGTAATTCTAGATCCGGAATCTTGGTTGTTGTTCGAAGAAAAAAGCAACTAA
- the argH gene encoding argininosuccinate lyase, translated as MKLWDKGFSTDKKIDHFTVGNDRELDLHLAKYDVNASQAHAKMLGKIGLLTANETNALVKELDAIAETIEKGEFVIEDSFEDMHSKIEYVLTEKLGDTGKKIHTARSRNDQVLVAMHLYLKHELSEIKSGTKELFDLLLELSEKHKDVLLPGYTHLQIAMPSSFGLWLSAYAESLIDDLYFVDAAYKVADQNPLGSAAGYGSSFPIDRSFTTKEMGFETLKYNVVAAQMGRGKVEKATAFGMANIAATLSKLAMDICLYMSQNFNFLSFPDELTTGSSIMPHKKNPDVFELVRGKCNKLQSIPNQLTLVINNLPSGYHRDLQLVKEIIVPAIQDMKACIEILTFSLKKMKVNKGILEDPKYDYLFSVDTLNELVQNGIPFRDAYKKMGQEIQEGTFTPKRDIHHTHEGSLGNLCLKEIKGKMDKIS; from the coding sequence ATGAAACTCTGGGACAAAGGCTTTAGCACCGATAAAAAAATAGACCATTTTACTGTTGGAAACGACCGCGAACTAGATTTACACTTGGCGAAATATGACGTTAATGCTTCACAGGCACACGCCAAAATGCTAGGTAAAATAGGATTATTGACTGCCAATGAAACGAACGCTTTAGTAAAAGAATTGGATGCCATTGCAGAAACCATTGAAAAAGGCGAGTTTGTAATTGAGGATTCTTTTGAGGATATGCACTCAAAAATAGAATACGTACTTACCGAAAAACTAGGCGATACAGGGAAAAAAATACACACGGCGAGATCAAGAAACGATCAAGTTCTTGTTGCCATGCACCTGTACCTAAAACATGAGCTTTCTGAAATAAAATCAGGAACCAAGGAACTGTTTGATTTGCTATTAGAGCTTTCCGAAAAGCATAAAGACGTATTACTTCCTGGGTATACCCACTTACAAATTGCAATGCCATCTTCTTTCGGACTCTGGTTATCAGCCTATGCTGAAAGTCTTATAGACGATTTATATTTTGTTGATGCTGCTTATAAAGTTGCTGACCAAAATCCGCTTGGTAGTGCTGCGGGTTACGGAAGTTCTTTCCCAATTGACCGTAGTTTCACTACTAAAGAAATGGGTTTTGAGACTTTGAAATACAACGTAGTCGCTGCTCAAATGGGTCGTGGAAAAGTAGAGAAAGCAACCGCATTTGGTATGGCAAATATTGCCGCTACCCTTTCAAAACTGGCCATGGACATCTGTTTGTACATGAGTCAGAATTTCAATTTCTTGTCCTTTCCAGATGAATTGACTACTGGTAGTAGCATTATGCCACACAAGAAAAACCCAGATGTTTTTGAACTAGTACGTGGTAAATGTAACAAGCTACAAAGTATTCCCAATCAGTTGACTTTGGTTATAAACAACCTCCCAAGTGGTTACCACCGTGACTTACAATTGGTGAAAGAAATCATTGTTCCGGCTATTCAGGATATGAAAGCCTGTATTGAGATTCTGACATTCAGCCTAAAGAAAATGAAGGTGAACAAAGGTATATTGGAAGACCCAAAATATGACTATCTGTTTAGTGTAGACACTTTGAACGAACTCGTACAAAACGGAATACCATTTAGAGACGCCTATAAAAAAATGGGACAAGAGATTCAAGAAGGTACTTTTACCCCAAAACGAGATATTCACCATACGCACGAAGGTAGTTTAGGTAATTTGTGTTTGAAGGAAATTAAGGGGAAGATGGACAAGATTTCTTAA
- a CDS encoding M20 family metallo-hydrolase, with translation MEQAALTQKAIDLLKELISIQSFSSEEDKTADAIENWFTSFNIPFKRHINNVYAVNKHFDESKPTLLLNSHHDTVKPNSAYTRDPFNPHIEDGKLYGLGSNDAGGPLVSLIATFTHYYAEENLNHNILMVASMEEETAGPNSLRGLLEILPKIDVAIVGEPTLLDLAIAEKGLIVFDAVIKGTPSHAAHPNNDNSIYNTIEVLEWFKNYTFPKVSEVLGPVKLTVTQISGGSQHNVVPAQVDLVIDVRVNDKYTNAEIAELLKKEAPCELKERSLRLNSSAISKDHPLIKSGIALGRKTYGSPTLSDQAALTCQSLKLGPGDSTRSHSADEYIYVKEIEDGIDLYIKILKGFLK, from the coding sequence ATGGAACAAGCAGCATTAACGCAAAAAGCGATAGACTTATTAAAAGAACTGATTTCGATTCAATCGTTTTCATCTGAGGAAGACAAAACTGCGGACGCCATTGAAAATTGGTTTACGTCTTTTAATATTCCGTTCAAACGCCACATAAACAACGTTTATGCGGTGAACAAACATTTTGACGAAAGCAAACCTACCCTGCTTTTAAACTCGCATCACGATACGGTAAAACCGAATTCAGCTTATACTAGAGACCCTTTCAACCCGCATATTGAGGATGGAAAATTATACGGTTTAGGTAGTAATGATGCTGGCGGCCCATTGGTTTCATTGATTGCAACTTTTACCCACTATTATGCTGAGGAAAACCTCAATCATAATATTTTAATGGTAGCCTCTATGGAAGAAGAAACTGCCGGTCCAAATAGTTTACGAGGATTATTGGAAATACTTCCTAAAATTGATGTTGCTATTGTTGGTGAACCTACTCTTTTGGATTTGGCTATTGCCGAAAAGGGACTTATTGTTTTTGATGCCGTGATAAAAGGTACACCTTCTCACGCTGCACATCCAAACAATGATAACTCCATTTACAATACCATTGAAGTATTGGAGTGGTTTAAAAATTATACGTTCCCAAAAGTATCGGAAGTTTTAGGTCCGGTTAAGTTGACTGTCACCCAAATTAGCGGCGGTTCACAACATAATGTTGTACCTGCTCAGGTAGATTTGGTTATTGACGTACGTGTAAACGATAAATACACCAATGCAGAAATAGCTGAGTTACTGAAGAAAGAAGCACCTTGCGAATTAAAAGAACGGTCATTACGATTAAATTCTTCGGCAATATCTAAAGACCATCCACTTATAAAATCAGGCATTGCATTGGGAAGAAAAACCTATGGTTCTCCTACACTTTCTGACCAGGCTGCCTTAACTTGCCAATCCCTTAAATTAGGACCTGGCGATAGTACTCGTTCGCATTCTGCTGATGAATATATCTACGTCAAAGAAATTGAAGACGGTATTGATTTGTATATTAAAATATTAAAAGGATTTTTAAAATAG
- the argB gene encoding acetylglutamate kinase, with protein sequence MKLSIIKIGGNVIENKEELSKFLKAFSELEGLKILVHGGGKLATKLGTRLGIKSKLIDGRRITDEDSLGLITMVYAGLVNKNIVAELQSHNCNAIGLSGADGDTIQAHKRPVKDIDYGYAGDVDGVSTNTITKLLEAGLTPVFCAMTHDGKGQLLNTNADTIASELAIGMSGNYETTLYYCFERKGVLMNVNDDDSVVKHIDTKSYQTLLEQKIIADGMLPKMENCFHALQKNVHQVHIGDISMLDPKSTLFTTLTL encoded by the coding sequence ATGAAATTATCCATTATAAAAATAGGCGGAAACGTCATCGAAAATAAAGAAGAACTTTCTAAGTTCCTAAAAGCATTTTCCGAATTGGAAGGCCTTAAAATATTGGTCCATGGCGGAGGAAAACTAGCCACCAAATTGGGAACCAGATTAGGTATTAAATCTAAACTTATTGATGGGCGCCGTATTACCGATGAGGATAGCTTAGGGTTGATTACCATGGTTTACGCCGGACTTGTAAATAAAAATATTGTAGCAGAATTGCAGTCGCATAACTGTAATGCTATTGGATTAAGCGGCGCGGATGGTGATACCATTCAAGCGCATAAAAGACCCGTAAAAGATATTGATTATGGTTACGCAGGAGATGTTGATGGCGTTAGCACAAATACTATTACAAAGCTTTTAGAAGCTGGCCTTACTCCTGTTTTCTGTGCCATGACACATGATGGGAAAGGTCAATTACTAAACACCAATGCAGATACCATTGCTTCCGAACTTGCTATTGGCATGAGCGGAAACTATGAAACTACACTTTACTATTGTTTTGAAAGAAAAGGTGTTCTTATGAATGTGAATGACGATGATTCCGTAGTAAAACATATTGATACCAAATCCTACCAAACCTTGCTGGAACAGAAAATCATTGCTGACGGTATGCTTCCTAAAATGGAAAATTGCTTTCACGCTTTACAAAAAAATGTACATCAGGTGCATATTGGAGATATTAGCATGTTAGACCCTAAATCTACTTTATTCACGACTCTTACCCTATAA
- a CDS encoding Rossmann-fold NAD(P)-binding domain-containing protein, protein MKHYLSLKDIDSLDNWVEEARDLKEDPRKHKNLGSDKTIGLLFFNNSLRTRLSTQKAAMNLGLDVIVMNFGSEGWALEYADGTVMDQGTSEHIKEAAQVISQYCDIVAIRAFAGLQNKEEDEAEKVLNGFKKYASVPTVNMESSVGHPLQALADAITLAEQNTKARPKVVLSWAPHPKALPHAVANSFVEMMHLQDADFVITHPEGYELNPEITKSTTIEYDQKKACENADFIYVKNWSSYSDYGKVLNQDKNWTMTPEKVGNAKFMHCLPVRRNMVVADAVLDGDQSLVIEQANNRTYAAQIVLKKILEQ, encoded by the coding sequence ATGAAACATTACCTTTCCTTAAAAGACATAGATTCATTGGACAATTGGGTGGAAGAAGCCCGAGACTTAAAAGAAGACCCTAGAAAACATAAAAACCTAGGTTCGGATAAAACTATTGGTTTGCTGTTCTTCAATAACAGTCTTCGTACGCGTTTAAGCACTCAAAAAGCTGCTATGAACCTTGGATTGGACGTTATTGTTATGAACTTTGGAAGTGAAGGTTGGGCTTTAGAATATGCCGACGGTACTGTTATGGACCAAGGTACTTCTGAACACATAAAGGAAGCCGCACAGGTTATTTCCCAGTATTGCGATATTGTTGCTATTAGAGCTTTCGCTGGATTACAGAATAAAGAAGAAGATGAAGCGGAGAAAGTTTTAAACGGTTTTAAAAAATACGCAAGCGTACCCACAGTAAATATGGAAAGCTCGGTAGGTCACCCATTACAGGCCTTGGCCGACGCCATTACTCTGGCCGAACAAAATACAAAAGCGAGACCTAAAGTGGTGCTTTCTTGGGCACCACACCCAAAAGCATTACCGCATGCAGTTGCCAATTCTTTTGTGGAGATGATGCATTTACAAGATGCCGATTTTGTTATTACACATCCTGAAGGATACGAACTTAATCCTGAAATTACGAAAAGCACCACTATTGAATACGACCAGAAAAAGGCTTGTGAAAATGCAGATTTTATTTACGTAAAAAACTGGAGTAGCTATTCCGACTATGGAAAAGTATTGAACCAAGATAAAAATTGGACGATGACCCCAGAAAAAGTGGGTAACGCTAAATTCATGCACTGTCTTCCCGTGCGCAGAAATATGGTTGTTGCAGATGCTGTTTTAGATGGTGACCAATCGCTTGTTATAGAACAGGCAAATAACCGAACCTATGCGGCGCAGATTGTATTGAAAAAAATCCTGGAACAGTAG
- the proB gene encoding glutamate 5-kinase: protein MKKRILLKIGSNTLTKETNQISRGKIEDIGRQIAVLKDDYEFVIVSSGAIAAAKQFVKLEHNGEEINVKQALAAIGQPHLMRMFQESFRELGLFSAQCLLSYSDFENPKSKANIKNTIDILVGNNFIPIINENDTVAADEIQFGDNDKLAALTAALLKVDLLMIATNTNGIYTKISIDNGQPETIPEVLGVSSLQQEVSSGKSSHGTGGMQSKVEAATIAQEAGIETWIVNGLNDSFITDAFAGSGKHTKIKTKDGHFLEDH, encoded by the coding sequence ATGAAAAAAAGGATTTTATTAAAAATAGGCTCAAACACCTTAACCAAGGAAACGAATCAGATTTCCCGGGGAAAGATAGAGGATATAGGTAGGCAAATTGCGGTGCTCAAAGACGACTATGAGTTTGTCATCGTAAGCTCTGGAGCCATAGCGGCAGCAAAACAATTTGTTAAACTAGAGCATAACGGAGAAGAGATTAACGTGAAGCAAGCCTTAGCTGCTATTGGACAACCGCATTTAATGCGCATGTTTCAAGAAAGCTTTAGAGAACTTGGCCTTTTTTCAGCACAGTGTCTTTTATCGTACTCAGATTTTGAGAACCCAAAATCCAAAGCCAATATTAAAAATACCATCGATATTTTAGTCGGAAATAATTTCATACCGATTATTAACGAGAACGATACGGTGGCTGCAGATGAGATTCAATTTGGTGATAACGATAAGTTGGCGGCATTGACGGCGGCATTACTTAAAGTAGACCTTTTAATGATTGCCACCAACACAAATGGCATATATACCAAAATTTCAATAGACAACGGGCAACCAGAGACCATTCCCGAAGTACTAGGCGTCTCTAGTTTACAACAAGAAGTTAGCTCGGGCAAATCATCGCACGGTACTGGTGGTATGCAATCCAAAGTTGAAGCTGCAACCATTGCCCAAGAAGCCGGTATTGAAACCTGGATTGTAAACGGCTTGAACGACAGCTTCATTACAGATGCTTTTGCCGGTTCGGGAAAACATACCAAAATAAAAACAAAAGACGGTCACTTTTTAGAAGACCATTGA
- a CDS encoding glutamate-5-semialdehyde dehydrogenase, with the protein MSLLLDIKKRNAVLLDMAQLLQKERTAILEANKIDMDNYLGDDIAMRDRLKVDQGKIDGMILSLQQLAAQEDPLGVERFSFEHDNGMQVSNKTAPFGTILIIYESRPDVTIEAAGIAFKSGNKILLKGGKESLNSNLFLVDLWHKALEANEAEIDWVTYLQFNRTETQAFLEKPTQKVDLIVPRGGERLIAFVKQHATCPVIISGRGNNFVYVGEEADLEMAIDIIINGKTTKISACNAVDKVLISSDLPRKQQFLQHLIQELQKSNVEILADDAIAGMEGTKDIEDDNVWYEEFLDYKIVIGQSSSLEDAISKINTYGGGHSAAIITANNEKAEYFMNNVDTAAVYHNASTRFTDGGQFGLGGELAISTDKLHQRGPIGLQHLVTNKWYVKGNGQTRG; encoded by the coding sequence ATGAGCTTACTATTGGACATAAAAAAACGTAACGCTGTACTTTTAGACATGGCGCAACTGTTGCAAAAAGAACGGACTGCTATTCTAGAGGCCAACAAAATAGATATGGACAATTATTTAGGTGATGATATCGCTATGCGTGATCGTCTTAAAGTTGACCAAGGAAAAATAGATGGTATGATTTTGAGCCTGCAACAACTTGCGGCACAAGAAGACCCATTAGGTGTTGAGCGTTTTAGTTTTGAGCACGACAATGGTATGCAGGTGAGTAATAAAACTGCTCCTTTCGGAACAATTCTGATTATTTATGAATCTAGGCCCGATGTTACTATTGAGGCTGCTGGAATTGCTTTTAAATCGGGAAATAAAATACTATTAAAAGGCGGAAAAGAATCGCTGAACAGTAATTTGTTTTTAGTCGATTTATGGCACAAGGCCCTTGAAGCCAACGAAGCCGAAATTGATTGGGTTACCTACCTACAGTTCAACCGAACGGAAACACAGGCTTTTCTTGAAAAACCTACCCAAAAAGTAGACCTTATTGTACCTAGAGGCGGTGAAAGGTTGATTGCTTTTGTAAAACAACATGCTACATGCCCAGTAATTATAAGTGGCCGTGGAAACAATTTCGTTTATGTAGGTGAAGAAGCCGATTTGGAAATGGCCATAGATATCATCATTAATGGTAAAACAACTAAAATATCTGCCTGTAATGCGGTAGATAAAGTTTTAATTTCTTCGGATTTACCCCGTAAACAACAGTTTCTTCAGCATTTAATTCAAGAATTACAGAAGAGCAATGTTGAAATTCTAGCCGATGACGCCATAGCCGGAATGGAAGGAACTAAAGACATAGAAGATGACAATGTTTGGTATGAAGAGTTTTTAGATTACAAAATAGTAATTGGCCAAAGCTCAAGTTTAGAAGATGCCATATCAAAAATAAACACCTACGGTGGTGGCCATTCAGCAGCTATTATTACTGCAAACAATGAAAAGGCCGAGTACTTTATGAACAATGTAGATACTGCAGCAGTTTACCACAATGCTTCCACTCGCTTTACAGATGGAGGTCAATTTGGTTTAGGTGGTGAACTTGCCATCAGCACAGATAAATTGCACCAAAGAGGCCCTATCGGACTTCAGCATTTGGTAACCAATAAGTGGTATGTAAAAGGAAACGGGCAAACAAGAGGGTAA
- a CDS encoding aspartate aminotransferase family protein: MNLFDVYPLYDVTPVSAKGIVVTDDKGIDYLDFYGGHAVISIGHSHPHYVKRLTDQLNKIGFYSNSVKNPLQEELATKLGQLSDCEDYNLFLCNSGAEANENALKLASFHTGKSRVIAFTNGFHGRTSAAVAATDNPKINAPINLQQKVTFLPFNDLQAFESEIEKGDVCAVIIETIQGVGGLDEPTTEFFQKIAALTKANEALLIADEVQCGFGRSGKFFAFQHHNIQPDIISVAKGMGNGFPVGGILIHEDIKASYGLLGTTFGGNHLASVATLAVLEVLEDEKLIENAAHLEGYFRALAAEIPQIKKVKGRGLMLGLEFDFEIADLRKRLIHNQKLFTGGAKDKYVLRVLPALNITEAYLDTFFTALKAEL, encoded by the coding sequence ATGAATTTATTTGATGTTTACCCATTATACGATGTAACCCCAGTCTCGGCAAAGGGAATTGTAGTAACCGATGACAAAGGAATAGATTATTTAGATTTCTACGGAGGACACGCTGTAATCTCTATTGGCCATTCGCACCCACATTACGTAAAACGTCTGACCGACCAGTTGAATAAAATAGGTTTTTACAGTAACTCTGTAAAAAACCCATTGCAGGAGGAACTGGCTACAAAATTAGGTCAGCTTTCAGATTGCGAAGATTACAATTTATTTTTGTGTAATTCAGGAGCGGAAGCGAATGAGAATGCGCTTAAACTAGCTTCTTTCCATACCGGTAAATCTAGGGTTATAGCATTTACCAACGGCTTTCACGGTCGTACTTCTGCTGCGGTTGCCGCAACGGACAATCCAAAGATAAACGCGCCTATTAATTTACAGCAAAAGGTGACTTTTTTACCTTTCAATGACTTACAGGCATTTGAGTCTGAAATAGAAAAAGGCGATGTTTGCGCGGTTATTATAGAAACTATACAAGGTGTAGGTGGTTTGGACGAGCCAACTACTGAGTTTTTTCAAAAAATTGCAGCATTAACTAAAGCCAACGAAGCTTTACTTATTGCAGATGAAGTACAATGTGGTTTTGGTAGAAGCGGTAAATTCTTTGCTTTTCAACATCACAACATACAACCAGATATTATTTCGGTTGCCAAAGGCATGGGCAATGGCTTCCCTGTGGGTGGCATTTTAATCCATGAAGACATCAAAGCTTCCTACGGATTATTAGGCACTACTTTTGGAGGAAATCATTTGGCTTCCGTGGCTACTTTAGCTGTTCTAGAAGTATTGGAAGATGAAAAACTCATTGAAAACGCAGCGCATTTAGAAGGATATTTCAGGGCGTTAGCCGCAGAAATACCACAAATAAAAAAAGTAAAAGGTAGAGGACTAATGTTAGGTCTTGAATTTGATTTTGAGATAGCCGATTTAAGAAAACGATTGATTCACAATCAAAAACTATTTACCGGAGGCGCAAAGGATAAGTATGTATTGCGGGTTCTTCCTGCTTTAAATATTACCGAAGCCTATTTAGATACATTTTTCACCGCCTTAAAAGCAGAATTGTAA
- the proC gene encoding pyrroline-5-carboxylate reductase — protein MKIAIIGAGNLGLSIAKGILNSNGATTMYLTKRNTSEIAEYEKYGNVTTTSDNREAVKNSDIIILAVQPSQLENILESIKDLLTENHVVISTITGFSIAKMEAILGADYNIIRSMPNTAISVGQSMTCICSNEKGKKKIDLAKAIFNRMGHSMEIPEGQMQAATVICASGIAFWMRLIRATTQGAIQLGFDAKEAQELAMHTCSGAASLLIESGSHPEAEIDKVTTPKGCTIQGLNEMEHQGLSSSLIQGIVASYEKISRIKEGQL, from the coding sequence ATGAAAATAGCCATTATAGGTGCTGGTAACTTAGGACTTTCCATTGCAAAAGGAATTCTGAATTCTAACGGTGCCACAACCATGTACCTTACGAAAAGAAATACTTCTGAAATAGCGGAGTATGAAAAGTATGGTAATGTTACCACCACCTCAGATAACAGAGAGGCCGTTAAAAATTCTGATATTATTATTCTAGCCGTGCAACCTAGTCAACTAGAAAACATTTTAGAAAGCATTAAAGATTTGCTTACTGAAAACCATGTGGTAATTTCTACCATTACAGGGTTCAGTATAGCCAAAATGGAAGCGATTCTGGGCGCGGACTATAATATTATAAGAAGTATGCCCAACACTGCTATTTCAGTTGGTCAATCTATGACCTGTATCTGTAGTAATGAAAAAGGTAAAAAGAAAATTGATTTGGCAAAGGCTATTTTCAATCGCATGGGTCATTCTATGGAAATACCCGAAGGGCAGATGCAAGCTGCAACGGTTATATGTGCCAGTGGCATCGCTTTTTGGATGCGTTTAATACGCGCTACCACCCAAGGTGCTATTCAGTTAGGTTTTGATGCTAAAGAAGCACAGGAATTAGCCATGCACACCTGTAGTGGTGCTGCTAGCTTATTAATTGAATCCGGTAGCCATCCAGAAGCAGAGATTGATAAGGTAACAACCCCAAAAGGCTGTACTATTCAAGGTCTGAACGAAATGGAACATCAAGGACTTAGTTCTTCCCTAATTCAGGGAATTGTAGCCTCCTACGAAAAAATCAGTAGAATTAAAGAGGGTCAGTTGTAA
- the argC gene encoding N-acetyl-gamma-glutamyl-phosphate reductase has protein sequence MIKAGIIGGSGYTGGELIRILLHHPEAEIDFVFSTTRAGKKVTTAHADLLGTTEMEFTGKINPDVDVVFLCLGHGNSSKFLQENSFSENTKIIDLSNDFRLQADAVFEGRKFVYGLPELKKEEIKKAKYIANPGCFATAIQLALLPLAKANKLGHTVHINAVTGSTGAGVSPSATSHFSWRNNNVSWYKPFTHQHLGEINESLKSLQSDSGELFFLPTRGNFTRGILATAYTEYDGTLEEAIALYKEFYADALFTQVAEEPIHLKQIVNTNQCHIHLHKHENTLLITSAIDNLLKGASGQAVQNMNLIFGFKEGTGLNLKAGVF, from the coding sequence ATGATTAAAGCAGGAATTATTGGCGGTTCTGGTTATACGGGCGGAGAACTCATTAGAATTCTTTTGCATCACCCTGAGGCTGAAATAGATTTTGTTTTCAGTACAACCAGAGCTGGCAAGAAAGTTACAACGGCGCATGCTGATTTATTGGGAACCACTGAAATGGAATTTACAGGAAAAATCAATCCTGATGTAGACGTAGTATTCTTATGTCTAGGTCATGGTAATTCCTCTAAATTCCTACAGGAAAACTCATTCTCTGAAAACACGAAAATAATTGACCTCAGCAACGATTTCAGGTTGCAGGCCGATGCTGTTTTTGAAGGAAGGAAATTTGTTTACGGCCTTCCTGAACTTAAAAAAGAAGAGATAAAGAAGGCTAAATATATTGCCAATCCTGGTTGTTTTGCAACAGCTATTCAATTAGCACTTTTACCTTTAGCCAAAGCGAACAAGTTGGGACATACCGTTCATATCAATGCGGTTACCGGTAGTACTGGTGCAGGAGTTAGTCCTTCCGCTACTTCGCATTTTAGCTGGAGAAACAATAACGTTAGTTGGTACAAACCGTTCACCCATCAACATTTAGGCGAAATAAACGAAAGTCTAAAATCGTTGCAATCAGATTCAGGTGAGTTGTTCTTTCTTCCAACCCGCGGAAACTTTACCCGCGGTATTCTAGCTACAGCTTACACCGAGTATGACGGTACTTTAGAAGAAGCTATTGCTTTATACAAGGAGTTTTATGCGGATGCGCTATTCACACAAGTAGCTGAGGAGCCTATCCACCTAAAACAAATTGTGAATACCAATCAGTGCCATATTCATTTGCATAAGCATGAAAACACGTTGCTTATCACCTCGGCCATAGATAATTTGCTCAAAGGTGCATCAGGACAGGCGGTTCAGAATATGAACCTTATTTTCGGCTTTAAAGAAGGCACAGGCCTTAACCTTAAAGCCGGCGTTTTTTAG